Proteins encoded within one genomic window of Bradyrhizobium sp. AZCC 1719:
- a CDS encoding DUF4089 domain-containing protein: protein MAADPLDDYIDAVAKALALPVEEAWRPAVRANLEVSLRLARLVDEFPLPDETEPASVYTA, encoded by the coding sequence ATGGCCGCCGATCCCCTGGACGATTACATCGATGCCGTCGCCAAGGCGCTGGCGCTGCCGGTCGAGGAAGCCTGGCGTCCTGCCGTGCGAGCGAACCTCGAAGTGTCGCTGAGGCTGGCGCGGTTGGTCGATGAATTCCCGCTGCCGGACGAGACCGAGCCGGCCAGCGTCTACACAGCGTGA
- a CDS encoding AtzE family amidohydrolase, which produces MTANTDGLSAQQIAQAVAGGKLSAIDATEAALARIAKYDSVLNSFTDITADRARAKARAVDAAIAAGQNAGPLAGVPFAVKNLFDVKGLATRAGSKINRDLAPSPRDATLIERMEAAGAVLVGALNMGEYAYDFTGENVHDGPSRNPHDPTRMTGGSSGGSGSAVGGALVPIALGSDTNGSIRVPSSFCGVFGVKPTYGRLSRARSFPFVASLDHLGPLARNVGDLALAYDAMQGPDADDAACTMRPVEPVTPLLAQGIDGLRVAVAGGYFQKNVFPEAVEAVARIAKALNATRTIEIPEAARARAAAYVITTTEGASLHLDRLRQRPNDFDPAVRDRLIAGAMVPAPLVDRAQKFRRWYRARVLELFKSVDVIIAPATPCIAPRLGQVTFALDGVELPVRANIGIHTQPISFIGLPVVAVPVPLEPMPIGVQIIAAPWREDIALRVAHALERMGAAAAPAPRGL; this is translated from the coding sequence ATGACAGCAAACACTGACGGGCTATCGGCCCAACAAATCGCGCAGGCCGTCGCAGGCGGCAAGCTATCCGCCATCGACGCGACCGAAGCCGCACTGGCGCGAATCGCTAAGTATGATTCCGTGCTGAACTCGTTTACCGACATCACCGCCGATCGCGCACGCGCGAAAGCCCGCGCGGTCGATGCCGCCATCGCCGCCGGCCAGAACGCCGGACCGCTTGCCGGCGTGCCGTTCGCGGTGAAGAACCTGTTCGACGTGAAGGGCCTCGCCACCCGCGCCGGATCGAAGATCAACCGCGATCTCGCCCCGTCACCGCGCGACGCCACGCTGATCGAGCGCATGGAAGCGGCCGGCGCCGTGCTGGTCGGCGCGCTCAACATGGGCGAATATGCCTATGACTTTACCGGCGAGAACGTGCATGACGGCCCGTCGCGCAATCCGCACGATCCGACGCGGATGACCGGCGGCTCGTCGGGCGGCTCTGGCAGTGCGGTCGGCGGTGCGCTCGTTCCGATCGCGTTGGGGTCGGACACCAACGGATCGATCCGCGTGCCGTCGTCGTTCTGCGGCGTCTTCGGCGTGAAGCCGACCTATGGCCGGCTGTCGCGCGCGCGCTCGTTTCCCTTTGTCGCAAGCCTCGATCATCTGGGTCCCTTGGCGCGTAATGTCGGCGATCTCGCGCTGGCCTATGATGCGATGCAGGGCCCCGACGCTGACGACGCAGCCTGCACGATGCGGCCGGTTGAACCGGTTACGCCGCTATTGGCCCAGGGTATCGACGGCCTGCGGGTCGCGGTAGCCGGCGGGTATTTTCAGAAGAACGTCTTTCCGGAAGCGGTCGAGGCGGTGGCGCGCATCGCCAAGGCGCTGAACGCGACCAGGACGATCGAGATCCCCGAGGCCGCGCGCGCCCGCGCCGCGGCTTACGTCATCACCACGACCGAGGGTGCGTCGCTGCATCTTGATCGCCTGCGCCAGCGCCCAAACGATTTCGATCCCGCCGTGCGTGACCGCCTGATTGCGGGTGCGATGGTCCCGGCGCCGCTGGTCGACCGCGCGCAAAAATTCCGCCGCTGGTATCGGGCAAGGGTGCTGGAGCTGTTCAAGTCGGTGGACGTGATCATCGCACCGGCGACGCCCTGCATCGCGCCCAGGCTCGGCCAGGTAACCTTTGCGCTCGACGGCGTCGAACTGCCGGTGCGCGCCAATATCGGCATCCACACCCAGCCGATTTCGTTCATCGGCCTGCCCGTTGTCGCGGTGCCCGTTCCGCTGGAGCCGATGCCGATCGGCGTGCAGATCATCGCGGCGCCCTGGCGGGAAGACATCGCGCTGCGGGTTGCGCATGCGCTGGAGCGGATGGGTGCCGCCGCAGCGCCTGCGCCGAGAGGATTGTAA
- the hpxZ gene encoding oxalurate catabolism protein HpxZ, with translation MEIDLPDVLTEVTAQFERYEKALVSNDVAVLDELFRNDPRTLRYGIGENLYGYDAIMAFRAARSPVGLMRRTDKTVITTYGRDTAVASTLFYRDGAPGKVGRQMQTWIRFPEGWKIVAAHVSIIDEPKSSEQMDQKA, from the coding sequence ATGGAGATCGATCTTCCCGACGTGCTCACCGAAGTCACCGCGCAGTTCGAACGTTACGAAAAGGCGCTGGTGTCGAACGACGTGGCGGTGCTGGACGAATTGTTCCGTAACGATCCCCGCACGCTGCGCTATGGCATCGGCGAAAATCTCTACGGCTACGACGCCATCATGGCGTTCCGCGCCGCGCGCTCGCCGGTCGGGCTGATGCGGCGAACCGACAAGACCGTGATCACGACCTATGGCCGCGATACCGCCGTGGCCTCCACGCTGTTCTATCGCGACGGCGCACCCGGAAAGGTCGGGCGGCAGATGCAAACCTGGATACGGTTTCCCGAAGGTTGGAAGATCGTTGCGGCCCATGTCAGCATCATCGACGAGCCCAAATCTTCTGAGCAAATGGATCAAAAGGCATGA
- a CDS encoding GntR family transcriptional regulator, whose amino-acid sequence MSLEDLPEATVRRVDRPSSQRDKVTRAEELRLQLADEIVRGVLPPGSALDESDIARRFAVSRTPVREALRQLVASGLVEARAHRGAVVAQPSLDRLTEMFEAMAELEALCAGLAAERMPPGDRQKLEAIHEELRVLSHAGNPERFHAVNERFHNAIYAGSQNSYIAEMTLATRVRVQPFRRAQFRNLGRLAKSHAEHDRVVVAIMRGDKAGAAAAMRAHIELVRGEYEIYAVSV is encoded by the coding sequence ATGAGTCTGGAAGATCTTCCGGAAGCCACGGTTCGCCGCGTCGATCGCCCTTCGTCGCAGCGGGACAAGGTCACGCGCGCCGAAGAACTGCGGCTGCAGCTCGCCGATGAGATCGTGCGCGGCGTGCTGCCGCCGGGATCGGCGCTCGACGAGAGCGATATCGCCCGGCGCTTTGCCGTGTCGCGCACGCCGGTGCGCGAGGCGCTGCGACAGCTCGTGGCAAGCGGCCTCGTGGAAGCCCGCGCACATCGCGGCGCCGTGGTGGCGCAGCCCTCACTGGACCGCCTGACCGAGATGTTCGAGGCGATGGCGGAGCTGGAAGCGCTGTGCGCGGGGCTCGCGGCCGAACGGATGCCGCCGGGGGATCGCCAGAAGCTGGAAGCGATCCACGAGGAATTGCGGGTGCTGAGCCATGCCGGCAATCCGGAACGCTTTCACGCGGTCAACGAGCGCTTTCACAACGCGATCTATGCCGGTTCGCAGAACAGCTACATCGCCGAGATGACGCTGGCGACACGGGTGCGCGTGCAGCCATTCCGCCGCGCCCAATTCCGCAATCTCGGGCGGCTGGCAAAATCGCACGCCGAGCACGACCGCGTGGTGGTCGCGATCATGCGCGGCGACAAGGCCGGCGCGGCGGCGGCGATGCGCGCGCATATCGAGCTGGTGCGCGGGGAGTATGAAATTTACGCGGTGTCGGTGTAG
- the atzF gene encoding allophanate hydrolase, translating to MGSDAPETVAAIVAAHRAGAITPAQTVARSYQRIRAHNDPAVFISLRDEKDAVAEAEALASKDAALLPLLGVPVAVKDNIDALGLATTAACPAFSYSPVQDSTAVAKLRAAGAIIIGKTNLDQFATGLVGVRSPYGIPVNPIRADLVPGGSSSGSAVAVSAGLVPLALGTDTAGSGRVPAMLNNIVGLKPSLGMISNAGLVPACRTLDCISVFSLTVDDAMTALAAMVGADGADPYSRDRPLGRMSAFPEKLRLGVPRNGQLIFFGDAASEKAYGEALKRWTQLGATLVEFDLEPFYEAARLLYEGPWVAERYLVIRDLLASSPDSIHPVTREITAAGARLTAADTFASLYRLQALRRTAERSFTHFDAMVLPTAPTAYSTAQVLANPIELNSRLGTYTNFVNLLDLCGLALPAAMRADGIPFGITLLAPAGRDTQLASIGRVFHADTKLKVGARGLTPPPLAPLPAAADGDEITLAVVGAHLSGMALNGELQALGGRLIEATTTAPDYKLYALDTVPPKPGMLRVEQGAGHSIKLELWALSATAFGKFVAAIPPPLGIGTIRLANGRGVKGFLVEPAAINGARDISAYGGWRAFMAEKAAA from the coding sequence ATGGGGTCCGACGCGCCCGAAACCGTTGCCGCCATCGTCGCCGCGCACCGCGCCGGCGCGATCACCCCGGCGCAAACCGTCGCGCGCAGCTATCAGCGCATCCGCGCCCATAATGATCCCGCCGTGTTCATCAGCCTGCGCGACGAGAAGGATGCGGTGGCGGAGGCCGAAGCACTGGCCTCGAAAGATGCGGCATTGCTTCCGCTGCTCGGCGTCCCGGTTGCAGTGAAGGACAATATCGACGCGCTGGGCTTAGCGACCACGGCCGCCTGCCCGGCCTTTTCCTATTCGCCCGTGCAGGACTCGACGGCGGTCGCAAAACTGCGGGCGGCCGGCGCCATCATTATCGGCAAGACCAATCTCGACCAGTTCGCGACCGGCCTGGTCGGCGTCCGCTCGCCCTACGGGATTCCCGTCAATCCGATCCGCGCCGATCTCGTTCCAGGCGGGTCGAGTTCGGGCTCGGCAGTCGCGGTTTCCGCAGGCCTCGTGCCGCTGGCGCTCGGCACCGACACCGCGGGTTCTGGCCGCGTGCCGGCGATGCTTAACAACATCGTAGGGCTGAAGCCGAGCCTCGGCATGATCTCCAACGCCGGGCTCGTCCCGGCCTGCCGCACGCTGGACTGCATTTCGGTATTCTCGCTCACGGTCGACGACGCAATGACCGCGCTGGCTGCGATGGTGGGCGCCGATGGCGCCGATCCGTATTCGCGCGATCGGCCGTTAGGACGGATGTCCGCGTTTCCCGAAAAACTCCGGCTTGGCGTGCCGCGCAATGGCCAATTGATCTTCTTCGGCGACGCGGCTTCCGAGAAAGCCTATGGCGAGGCGCTCAAGCGCTGGACGCAGCTTGGCGCCACGCTGGTCGAATTCGACCTCGAACCCTTTTATGAGGCCGCGCGGCTGCTTTACGAAGGCCCGTGGGTCGCCGAGCGATACCTTGTCATCCGCGACCTCCTGGCATCCTCGCCGGATTCGATTCATCCGGTGACCCGCGAAATCACCGCCGCAGGCGCGCGGCTGACCGCCGCCGACACCTTTGCCTCACTCTATCGGCTGCAGGCGCTGCGGCGCACAGCCGAGCGCAGCTTTACCCATTTCGACGCGATGGTGCTGCCGACGGCGCCGACCGCCTATTCGACCGCGCAGGTGCTGGCCAATCCGATCGAGCTCAACAGCCGGCTCGGCACTTACACCAATTTCGTCAACCTGCTCGACCTCTGCGGCCTCGCGCTGCCGGCAGCGATGCGCGCGGATGGCATCCCGTTCGGCATCACGCTATTGGCGCCCGCAGGACGCGACACACAGCTCGCCAGCATCGGCCGCGTGTTTCATGCCGATACCAAATTGAAGGTGGGAGCCAGGGGGTTGACGCCGCCACCGCTCGCTCCGTTGCCGGCAGCCGCGGATGGCGACGAGATCACCCTCGCAGTGGTCGGCGCGCATCTCTCCGGCATGGCGCTCAACGGCGAGCTGCAGGCCCTCGGTGGACGCCTGATCGAGGCGACCACGACCGCGCCGGACTACAAGCTCTACGCGCTCGACACAGTGCCGCCGAAACCCGGCATGCTGCGCGTGGAGCAAGGCGCGGGACATTCGATCAAGCTGGAGCTATGGGCGCTGTCGGCGACAGCCTTCGGCAAATTCGTCGCCGCGATCCCGCCGCCGCTCGGCATCGGCACGATACGGCTCGCCAACGGAAGGGGCGTGAAGGGATTTCTGGTCGAGCCCGCAGCCATCAACGGCGCGCGCGATATTTCAGCCTATGGCGGCTGGCGCGCGTTCATGGCGGAGAAGGCGGCGGCTTGA
- a CDS encoding MarR family winged helix-turn-helix transcriptional regulator gives MARNSQAPRIAKSRAGIRPRPGRTRSENGNAHSDLMNGEIGLDALAGHAGYAVRRFQIWIFQDFIRTLGAVDIRPTQYSVMTVIGANPGLSQMAVAKRLGIERARLVHLLDSLEERDLVSRVKSAADRRSHALHLTARGRTALAQFKRLAAEHERHVAEKIGKENREKLLQILSDFT, from the coding sequence ATGGCGAGGAACAGTCAGGCACCCAGAATTGCCAAGTCACGCGCTGGTATTCGGCCGCGCCCCGGCCGCACGCGAAGCGAAAACGGCAACGCGCACAGCGATCTGATGAACGGCGAAATCGGTCTCGACGCGCTGGCGGGCCACGCCGGCTATGCGGTGCGGCGCTTTCAGATCTGGATTTTTCAGGATTTCATTCGCACGCTCGGCGCCGTCGATATCCGGCCGACGCAGTATTCTGTGATGACGGTGATCGGGGCCAATCCTGGCCTGAGCCAGATGGCTGTTGCAAAACGGCTCGGCATCGAGCGCGCCCGGCTGGTGCACCTCCTGGACAGTCTTGAAGAGCGCGATCTCGTCAGCCGCGTCAAATCCGCCGCCGACCGGCGCTCCCACGCGCTGCACCTGACCGCGCGCGGCCGGACGGCGCTGGCGCAGTTCAAGCGGCTTGCCGCCGAACATGAGCGCCATGTGGCCGAGAAGATCGGCAAGGAGAACCGGGAGAAACTGCTGCAGATACTCTCGGACTTCACCTGA
- a CDS encoding feruloyl-CoA synthase — protein MTIAAISGADSQNLFATPEIVADRRTDGSIILKSTAPLRPSARCTGDWLEHWARQAPDRIFLADRASVDTPWTAVTYKDALKQVRSAAAWILAQGLSAERPLVILSDNSVEHALFALAAQHVGVPSAAISPAYSLMSKDFDKLKSMITLLGPGVIYVSGTKPFAAALAAIKPLHSATIVGGGVGDDSAISFRAVAATLETPDVERAFAAITPDTIAKFLFTSGSTGTPKAVINTQRMLTSSQQAKAQTWTFLEDSSEELVILDWLPWSHTFGANHNFNLVLRNGGTLYVDGGKPAPGLFATSLANLRSVMPSVYFNVPRGFDMLIAALRGDDELRKKFFSEVKFAFYAGAALPQNLWDALEELSIKTVGRALPMVSAWGSTETSPLATDCHFQAKRSGNIGVPIPGTELKLVPSGDKLEVRVRGPNVTPGYWKASELTAQAFDEEGFYLIGDAVTFADPARPELGLFFDGRVAEDFKLNSGTWVSVGTLRVAGIAALAPLAQDIVVTGHGGDEVRFLVFPNIAACRAHAGLPDSADVKDVIGHDRVRSAIAQGLARLKAQSGNSSGHATRALLLAEPASVDGGEITDKGYINQRAVLTRRASAVATLDDDGSAEWIGCAG, from the coding sequence ATGACCATCGCCGCCATCAGCGGTGCCGATTCCCAAAATCTATTCGCGACGCCCGAGATCGTTGCCGATCGCCGGACCGATGGCAGCATCATCCTGAAATCGACCGCGCCGTTGCGGCCGAGTGCGCGCTGCACCGGCGACTGGCTGGAGCATTGGGCGCGGCAGGCGCCGGACCGGATCTTTCTCGCCGATCGCGCCAGCGTTGATACGCCTTGGACCGCCGTCACCTACAAGGATGCGTTGAAGCAGGTGCGCTCGGCCGCCGCCTGGATCCTGGCGCAGGGGCTTAGCGCCGAGCGTCCGCTGGTGATCCTGTCCGACAACAGCGTCGAGCACGCACTGTTCGCGCTCGCCGCCCAGCATGTCGGCGTGCCGTCGGCCGCGATCTCGCCGGCCTATTCGCTGATGTCCAAGGATTTCGACAAACTCAAGAGCATGATCACGCTGCTCGGGCCCGGCGTGATCTATGTTTCCGGCACAAAGCCATTTGCCGCGGCGCTGGCAGCGATCAAGCCGCTGCATTCGGCCACCATCGTCGGCGGCGGTGTGGGTGATGACAGCGCGATCTCCTTCCGCGCCGTCGCTGCAACGTTGGAAACGCCTGATGTCGAAAGGGCCTTTGCCGCGATCACGCCGGATACCATCGCAAAATTCCTGTTCACCTCGGGCTCGACAGGCACGCCGAAGGCCGTGATCAACACCCAGCGCATGCTGACCTCGAGCCAGCAGGCCAAGGCGCAGACCTGGACATTCCTCGAGGACAGCAGCGAAGAACTCGTGATCCTCGACTGGTTACCCTGGAGCCATACCTTCGGCGCCAACCACAATTTCAATCTGGTGCTGCGCAACGGCGGCACGCTCTATGTCGACGGTGGCAAGCCGGCGCCGGGGCTGTTCGCGACCTCGCTCGCCAATCTGCGCAGCGTGATGCCATCAGTCTATTTCAACGTGCCGCGCGGTTTTGACATGCTGATCGCGGCGCTGCGCGGCGACGACGAACTGCGCAAAAAGTTCTTCAGCGAGGTGAAGTTCGCTTTCTACGCCGGCGCAGCCTTGCCGCAGAATCTCTGGGACGCGCTAGAAGAACTCTCGATCAAGACGGTTGGCCGTGCGCTGCCGATGGTGTCGGCCTGGGGCTCGACTGAAACCTCGCCGCTCGCTACCGACTGCCACTTTCAGGCCAAGCGCTCCGGCAATATCGGCGTGCCGATCCCGGGCACCGAACTGAAGCTGGTGCCATCCGGCGACAAGCTCGAGGTGCGGGTGCGCGGTCCAAATGTCACGCCCGGCTACTGGAAGGCGTCGGAATTGACCGCGCAGGCGTTCGACGAAGAGGGTTTTTATCTGATCGGCGACGCCGTGACCTTTGCCGATCCGGCGCGTCCCGAACTCGGACTGTTCTTCGACGGCCGCGTCGCCGAGGACTTCAAGCTCAATTCGGGCACCTGGGTCAGCGTCGGCACCTTGCGCGTCGCCGGCATCGCCGCCCTGGCGCCGCTGGCGCAGGACATTGTCGTGACCGGCCATGGCGGCGACGAGGTTCGCTTCCTGGTATTTCCGAATATTGCGGCCTGCCGTGCACATGCCGGCTTGCCCGACAGCGCCGACGTAAAAGATGTAATCGGCCACGACAGGGTTCGAAGTGCGATTGCCCAAGGGCTCGCGAGGCTGAAGGCGCAAAGCGGCAACTCGTCCGGTCACGCAACGCGCGCGCTGCTGCTGGCCGAACCCGCGTCCGTCGACGGCGGCGAGATCACCGACAAGGGCTATATCAACCAGCGTGCGGTGCTGACGCGGCGCGCGAGCGCAGTGGCAACGCTGGACGACGACGGCTCGGCCGAATGGATCGGCTGCGCCGGCTGA
- a CDS encoding MarR family winged helix-turn-helix transcriptional regulator encodes MERIGKISTRKDNGAARPAEPDSARKLDLTALQQTPGFMIRILQLENFEAFYPYFESLNLSPLEYAILVTVRDNKTVTQSELAAVLKMQLPNLVKILSRMEETGVLKRKRSARDKRAVELSLSAAGERRADEASRLGESFNAQTLSALSKSEQTSFLQMLVRLVEAHKHAASRRA; translated from the coding sequence ATGGAAAGAATCGGAAAAATTTCGACGCGCAAGGACAACGGAGCGGCCAGACCGGCTGAGCCGGACTCGGCGCGAAAACTCGATCTCACCGCGCTGCAGCAGACCCCGGGATTCATGATCCGGATCCTGCAGTTGGAGAACTTCGAGGCGTTCTATCCGTATTTCGAGTCCTTAAACCTTTCACCGCTCGAATACGCCATCCTGGTTACGGTGCGGGACAACAAGACGGTGACGCAGAGCGAACTCGCCGCCGTGTTGAAGATGCAGCTCCCCAACCTCGTGAAAATCCTGTCACGCATGGAGGAGACCGGCGTCTTGAAGCGGAAGCGCTCCGCGCGGGACAAGCGCGCGGTCGAGCTCAGCCTCAGTGCGGCGGGCGAGAGGCGCGCTGACGAGGCCAGCCGGCTTGGCGAGAGCTTCAATGCGCAGACGCTTTCCGCGCTCAGCAAGAGCGAGCAGACGTCATTTCTCCAGATGCTGGTGCGGCTGGTCGAGGCGCACAAGCACGCGGCGTCCCGACGCGCCTAG
- a CDS encoding ABC transporter substrate-binding protein — protein MLVVALGGIFAGASQVQAQDRVRIGVLNDQSGVFSTYQGIGSVISAQMAVEDYGGKAAGKPVDVITADHQNKTDVGVGIARRWYDTESIDAIFDLPNSAIALAVANMSEQKNKVFIGSGAGTALLTGEKCTPNTVHWTYDTYAYGRGLGKAVVAQGGKKWFFLTADYAFGHDLEKQAMEGVKASGGEVLGAVRHPLGTADYASFLLQAQASGADIVGVANAGDDTITSIKQAAEFGLTQKQKLVGLILGMNGIPALGLKAAQGAQIMNPFYWDLNDDTRAFAKRFAERHPQKNYPNDMQAGVYASVLHYLKAVDKIGGATDGKAVVSAMKAMPTDDPLFGKGTIRADGRKIHPLFLLEVKKPDESTSKWDLLKVVATIPGDQAFRPESEGNCPLVKR, from the coding sequence ATGCTCGTGGTCGCGCTCGGCGGAATTTTCGCAGGCGCTTCCCAAGTCCAAGCCCAGGACCGCGTCCGGATCGGCGTGCTCAACGACCAGTCGGGCGTGTTCTCGACCTACCAGGGCATCGGCTCGGTCATATCAGCGCAAATGGCAGTCGAAGACTATGGCGGCAAGGCTGCCGGCAAGCCGGTCGACGTCATCACCGCCGACCATCAGAACAAGACCGACGTCGGCGTCGGCATCGCGCGGCGCTGGTACGACACCGAAAGCATCGACGCCATCTTCGACCTGCCGAACTCGGCGATTGCGCTCGCGGTTGCCAATATGAGCGAGCAGAAGAACAAGGTTTTTATCGGCTCCGGCGCCGGCACCGCGCTGCTCACCGGCGAAAAGTGCACGCCGAATACCGTGCACTGGACCTACGATACCTATGCCTATGGCCGTGGCCTTGGCAAAGCCGTGGTCGCCCAAGGCGGCAAGAAATGGTTCTTCCTGACCGCCGATTACGCCTTCGGCCACGACCTGGAGAAGCAGGCGATGGAAGGCGTCAAGGCCTCCGGCGGCGAAGTGCTCGGCGCCGTGCGCCATCCGCTCGGCACCGCCGACTATGCTTCTTTCTTGCTGCAGGCGCAGGCCTCGGGCGCCGACATCGTCGGCGTCGCCAATGCCGGCGATGACACCATCACCTCGATCAAACAGGCGGCGGAGTTCGGGCTAACGCAAAAGCAGAAGTTGGTCGGATTGATCCTCGGCATGAACGGAATTCCTGCGCTCGGCCTGAAGGCAGCCCAGGGTGCGCAGATCATGAATCCGTTCTACTGGGATTTGAACGACGACACGCGCGCTTTTGCAAAACGGTTTGCCGAACGCCATCCGCAAAAGAATTATCCGAACGACATGCAGGCCGGCGTCTATGCTTCGGTGCTGCATTATCTGAAGGCCGTCGACAAGATCGGCGGCGCCACCGACGGCAAGGCCGTGGTGTCGGCGATGAAGGCGATGCCGACCGACGATCCGCTGTTCGGCAAGGGAACCATCCGCGCAGACGGGCGTAAGATTCACCCGCTGTTTCTGCTCGAGGTGAAGAAGCCTGACGAATCCACGTCGAAATGGGATCTGTTGAAGGTCGTCGCTACGATTCCGGGCGATCAGGCATTTCGTCCCGAAAGCGAGGGCAACTGCCCACTGGTCAAGAGATGA
- a CDS encoding MarR family winged helix-turn-helix transcriptional regulator has product MSRNRQARAPRAGAAGRSGRAEQVLDLDRYVPALITFIANKLSRSATVVYQKRFGVNVTEWRILSLLAIEPEISAARICHVIGFDKGPVSRTLAGMEERGLVSIRADREDGRTHSISLTPKGYATHDQVIAVALERERRLLSCLSKPERETLIALLLRVHGNLDAVKGAGEVDTKS; this is encoded by the coding sequence ATGAGCAGGAACAGACAGGCGCGCGCCCCCCGTGCGGGCGCGGCAGGCAGGAGCGGACGGGCCGAACAGGTGCTCGACCTCGACCGTTACGTTCCGGCCCTCATCACCTTCATCGCCAACAAATTGTCGCGCAGCGCGACCGTGGTCTATCAGAAGCGCTTTGGGGTCAACGTCACGGAATGGCGGATCTTGTCGCTGCTCGCGATCGAGCCGGAAATTTCCGCGGCGCGGATCTGCCACGTGATCGGCTTCGACAAGGGGCCCGTGAGTCGCACGCTGGCCGGCATGGAGGAACGCGGGCTGGTCAGCATCAGGGCCGACCGGGAGGACGGGCGCACCCATTCGATCTCGCTGACCCCGAAGGGCTATGCCACCCACGACCAGGTCATCGCGGTCGCGCTCGAACGCGAGCGCCGCCTGCTCTCCTGCCTGAGCAAGCCGGAGCGGGAGACCCTGATCGCGCTGCTGCTGCGGGTGCACGGCAATCTCGACGCCGTGAAAGGCGCGGGCGAAGTCGATACGAAGAGCTGA
- a CDS encoding cytochrome P450: protein MSATSRIDSATPERSAPAGVPHLDVDPFSTEFFEDPHRIHDVLREAGPVVWLEKWGVYGVARYAEVHAVLNDPLTFCSSRGVGLSDFAKEKPWRPQSIILEADPPAHTRTRAVLSQVLSPTAMKQVREHFTAMAAAKIDELLDRGSFDAVADLAEAYPLSVFPDAMGLKQEGRENLLPYASLVFNAFGPPNQLRQEAIERSAPHQAYVAAQCQRENLAPGGFGACIHARADAGDITAEEAPLLVRSLLSAGLDTTVNGIGAAMYCLARFPDQLARLRSDPTLARNAFEEAIRFESPVQTFFRTTTREVELAGHRIGEGEKVLMFLGAANRDPRRWENPDRYDVTRRTSGHVGFGSGIHMCVGQLLARLEGEVMLAAIARKVASIEISGPVKRRYNNTLRGLESLPITISPA from the coding sequence ATGAGCGCGACATCCCGGATAGATTCTGCAACCCCGGAGCGGAGTGCGCCGGCCGGCGTGCCCCATCTGGACGTGGACCCGTTTTCGACCGAGTTTTTCGAGGATCCGCACCGGATCCACGACGTCCTCCGCGAGGCCGGGCCGGTGGTCTGGCTCGAGAAGTGGGGCGTCTATGGCGTCGCCCGCTATGCCGAGGTGCACGCAGTCCTCAACGACCCCCTGACCTTCTGTTCGAGCCGCGGCGTGGGCTTGAGCGATTTCGCCAAGGAAAAGCCGTGGCGACCGCAAAGCATCATCCTTGAAGCGGACCCGCCGGCGCATACCAGGACACGCGCGGTGCTCTCTCAGGTGTTGTCACCGACCGCCATGAAGCAGGTCCGCGAACATTTCACGGCGATGGCCGCGGCCAAGATCGACGAATTGCTTGATCGCGGCAGCTTCGATGCGGTTGCCGATCTCGCGGAGGCCTATCCGCTCTCGGTATTTCCTGATGCGATGGGCCTGAAGCAGGAGGGGCGGGAGAATCTGCTGCCGTATGCGAGCCTGGTGTTCAACGCGTTCGGGCCGCCGAACCAGTTGCGCCAGGAGGCGATCGAGCGCTCCGCGCCACATCAGGCCTATGTCGCCGCTCAGTGCCAGCGCGAAAATCTTGCGCCCGGCGGCTTCGGCGCCTGCATCCATGCCCGCGCCGACGCCGGCGACATTACGGCGGAAGAGGCGCCGCTATTGGTGCGCTCGCTGCTTTCGGCCGGGCTCGACACCACCGTCAACGGAATCGGCGCCGCGATGTACTGCCTGGCGCGTTTCCCCGATCAACTTGCGCGGCTGCGCAGCGATCCGACGCTGGCGCGCAACGCCTTCGAGGAGGCGATCCGCTTCGAAAGCCCGGTGCAGACCTTTTTCCGCACCACGACGCGGGAGGTCGAACTCGCCGGCCATCGTATCGGCGAAGGCGAAAAGGTGCTGATGTTCCTCGGCGCCGCCAACCGCGATCCGCGGCGTTGGGAAAATCCTGATCGCTACGACGTCACCCGGCGTACCTCCGGGCATGTCGGCTTCGGTTCGGGCATCCATATGTGCGTCGGCCAGCTTCTCGCGCGCCTCGAAGGCGAGGTGATGCTGGCGGCGATCGCGCGCAAGGTTGCAAGTATCGAGATATCAGGCCCGGTGAAGCGCCGCTACAACAACACGCTGCGCGGCCTCGAAAGTCTCCCCATCACCATTTCTCCGGCCTGA